Below is a window of Excalfactoria chinensis isolate bCotChi1 chromosome 9, bCotChi1.hap2, whole genome shotgun sequence DNA.
AGAAACGGGGCAGGACGTGCCCACCAGTTCTGCTCCAAAGCTTTAGGAACTATTTGTGAGTCAGACAAGTGCCCAAACAAGAGTGAGACCCCCACATCAGGGGGACAGGTGCAGCTGGATGTCACTTCAGGGACTGCAACCGGGACAAGGAGCacctggggctgggggcagctcctcacagggcagGGATGGAGGGCAGTCCTCCCCTCCATCAGCTGCTATAGCTGTTTAGCAGAGTTTCTAACCCTGagtggctgcaggcactgagcagctctTCTGGCAGCACACGCCGGCCCTGTGCCCTCCGGAGTGCATGGCACCATGTCACAGCCTGCGCATCAAGCTGCTGATTGTAACACTGCATCTAAATATTTAAGCTGGGGCCGGTGGTCGCGTGTCCCACGCACAGGCAGCATCTGTCCTCTAATTCCATTACAGCgcacagcagaaatgcttttcccCAAACTCACGAACAGGAACAGCATCGCAGCTGAGCAGCACTTTGCTTTGTGCTGAGGCCTTTTGCAGcctcccccccacccacccaGCCAAGCTccccacatacacacaaaaatagGGATGGTGCTGAAACTGTATTAATGTGAGCCTGgggcacagagagaaaaagaaaaaaagaaaaaaaaaaaaaaaagaaaagaaaaagaaaagaggaaggggagggTGAGGGGGGAGGGTTTGGTGCGAGATGaaagtggaaggaaagaaaggagtcAATTTagcctgctgcagcctgaaTCGCTCCCggagcagcactggggatgAGTAGGGCCCTTTCTGCGGGCGCATGACTGGGGGAGGATCCGCGGGACGGAGCCCGGGGGCCAATTCCGGCCGCGAACAGAGCCCCTTTGAGGCCGGCCCGGCGCGGCGCTCCCAGCAGCGGGCACACAGCGGCCGTGGGATGCGAGCTCCGAGCGTTCCCTCCCCGCAGTCCTCGTTCTAAAAATAGGCCCCCCGTGCCATATAAAGGCTCTGAGGTTTCTCCTTCATGTGCTGCCTTTACGGTCTCGGCAGTTAAGAAAAATGCATCATGCccacaagaaaaacagatagGCTGTGAAAGAGCCACCATCGGGCAGATAGGTGCCGCGACAGCCAAGCTGTGCTTTAAATCCATGCCCCGGTCTGTGCTTTAAATCCATGCCCCAGACCAGGGCAAAggacagcatcagcagcagagcagtagTGCAGCATGTGTGACATCTGCTAGGGGGACGAGAGTGCAGGGATAAGTTCCTGTAAAGAGCAGTGGCAGAGGGAGAAGCCCCAAGCCAGGTGAGGTGCTTCCTGCCACGttatttcaaaagctgtttttctcttccctgaTTCCATTGCTGCAAGAATGCCCCAAGTCCTATACAGGGAACCAAAAGACTTCAAagtcagcagagctctgcttcatTTACTTCTAGCCAAGCCAACACCTACATTGTCATGCCCATCAGAGCAAGGCACGCACACAGCAACAAGTTCTCTCTATCAGCAGCGCTCACTGTAGCACACTGGCCACTCCATAACAAAACGAATCAACAGGATGATGTGAGTAAGCAGGGGGAGCTGATCCCTCCCGTTGCCATACTCTGCTGAACTGGTACCCCCACAAGCACACACAGACATGGCACAGAGTGATACAGCCCATTCCGTTCAAGGGAATCCTGCCATTAACTGGGGGATGAGCTCCAACTTAGGTCCAGGGGATCTCCAGTGCCCAGACCCAGCGATAGGGACAAAAGAGTGGGACAGAGCCTGGGGCGGCTATTTgatggagaagcagagaggtgGGCTATATcgatattatttttcttccgCTGTCTCTGTAAATCACTCTGCTCCGTTAAGATGGAGTGTTACCAGAATTTCCTATCTGCTGTTTTTAATCTCTGCTCAGACGTTCAGAAAGGCAGAACAGCTCGTTGTTAGTTAATAACCGGGGCACCGAGCTCAGCTTTTCCccctcagcacagctctccGTCACAGGAGGCACCAAGGGAATAGCCGTGTGCACATAAGGGCACAGTGAGGCACTCAGACTGTGCCTTCTGGCCCTCAGAATCCCCATCAGCACCTCCTGTGTGTGCATTACACACAtccacacacagacacacgaAGATGGGGTTTTAAGAACGGAGACACAGAGTAAGTTTGGAGAGCGCCCTCAGGTTTGTTGCTACAATACAAGGGGACAGCCTGcattaaagaaagcattttttgcTGTCCTTCCTGACCGGTTCTCAGCACCTCCAGATGTCTGGAATTACCACAAACATTCTGTAGGTACCAACAGCACTTTTTCCACGGTGGAGAGTCCATAAAACTGTGTGGAGCATCAGCTATTAGGGGCTCATTGAATAATTCATCCCTCATTGCAAGCCCATAATGTCTTTTCTCGGCCTTTTGTGAggctgttttctcttcttttctccttgaatTATAAAAAGGTTGCCTTCCTTTGTTCACATCAAGCTGCTGCTAGCTGGAGCTTTGTCTACGCAAAGCCAAAGTGTGAGTTTCAATGGACTCTCCcctctttgttttccaagttCATCTCCAAGTGTAGATTGTGTATAGAAGGCCTTCTTTGTAAAAGCTGGAGAAGTTGTACAAATGTTTGACCAGCTCATTTGGTACTTTTGTCTCGCCTTCCCCAGCGCTGTGCCTGTGCCGGGCCGCCACTTCCAgccccagcccggcccggccgccccTCCGCAGCCCCGACGGAGCCGGCAAGGCCGCGTCCCGCAGGCCCCGGCCCggcacacacaaacacagcacaaactTTTCACAGCCTTTACACAGAAGCGACCGCACTGTGTGACCGCGGCCTCCAGGCTGAAGGCAGCTCCCCCACTTGAGGCCTTGCAACACAGAACCTTCCCAGGCGGCCCGCCCGTTCCCCGCGCGTCTCCCGTCTCGGACCGGGTCCGACCGGACCAGACGCCCCCGCCGGGGCCCCCCCAACCTTCCACCGCGGTTCCCGGGTGCGGGCGTTACCTCTCTCGCTGAGGATGCCGTCGATGCTGTGCTTCGCCTTCTTGTCTCCTTCCTCCGCCTCTTTCCTCTCCAACTcggcctcctcctcctcgcctTTCCCGAACTTGCTCCGCAGGATGCGGCTGATGGAGCTCACTTCGGGGGAGTGCGGAATTGTGACCGCCGTTCCCCCACTCCGAGCCCCGTTTCCGGCAGCTACCGTCGGGGCGGCCGGAGGCCGCGCTGCCCTCCCGCGGGGTTGGcaccgccccgcgccccccgcgTATTCTCCACGCGAGGAGACGGAAGCCCCCCGACACCGCGGCCCTGCCGCCCCCGCCCGCCAGTACCCTCCGCCCGCAGCCTTAGTGAGCCCCCCGCTCAGCGTCCCCGGCGCGGCCGCTACCGACCCCGTCCCCCCGGCACGGAGCAGCCCGCAGTGCCCCTACCTGAGGGCACGGTGTTGCGGTCGCAGACGCCGTCCTTGAGCAGCCTGTCGCGGATCTCCCAGCTGAACATCCCCGCGTTCTCCCGCTTGTATTCCTCGATTTTCTTCTCAACGTCCGGCGTCGTCACCTGCTTCAGGGCACACGGGGCGAGCAGGGGCTGTGTGGCGGCGGAGTCCGCACTCCCCCGGCCCAGCGCGGAGCTCCCCGAACGGCCGCACGGCCCCGCGAGCAGCGCTGTGGGACCGCCCGAGGCTACGGAGACGGCGGCGTTACCCTGAGGAGACAAAACGGCCCGAACCCGCGGGGAGGGGATGGAGGTCCGCGGGGACAGCACCGAATGGTGCGGGGACAGCGAGGGGTGCGAGCTGAGCTGCGCGTAGGGAGAGTTTGAGCGGAACGAAGCCCGCAGCACTGAACGGAGAACGGAGCGGAGGCGTTGCGGGGTGAACCGGGACGGGCCCGGAGGGATCTGTTCGGTGTTCTGAACTGGGGCCGAAGTGCAATAAATGCAGGCTgaggcggcggggagcggcccgCGCTCGGTCACGCGCCTGTAGAAGTAACCGTCGTTTGAAGACGAAAACAGAAAGTTCGGGGAGCCGCCACTTTGgaacaacaaagagaaaaatccgGCCGGCGGCTCCCAACGAAAACTCGAAAAGTTTGCTTCTCCTTGTGAGGAAAATAGGAGAGATGAGGAAGGGAGAGGCAAAACTCGAGAGGAGGCTCCATGTCGCTCTGCGCTGCTGCGAGAGACGACTTTTTAGCGGCCGCTTTGCAAAAAAAGCACGGAAGGAGCCGAGCGGCTGAaggggcggcgggcggagcAGGGCCGAGCGGGCAGCACCGCTCCCGGAGCCGCCTTTTCTCCCTCACTTCGTTTcgaattatttcctttttaaacacGATTTCCTTTCCACATCAATAATAAATCCTCCCCTCGCTCCTTTCAAGATCCGGACCCGCAGGGAGCAGCGCGCAGGACCGTTCCCGTGGGCGGCCCCTCGCCCCCCTTTCGCGCTCGCCGGGCTCACCTTGGGTTTGCTGCCGCCGATGGCCCCGGGGCGGATGGAGCCCGTCTCCTGGTAGCGGCAGAGGATCTTGGAGACGCAGCCGTGGGACACGCGCAGCTGCCGGGAGATGACACAGGGCCGGATGCCGTGGTGCGCCATCTCCACGATCTTGTGGCGGATATGGTTGGGCAGCGGCCGCCCGTTGATGAACACTCCTCCGAGCTGATTGACTCTGCCCTGACCGAGAGGGGTAGAGACTGgacaagaggaggaggaagcggCGTTAACGTCTCCTTCGGACCCAGCATCCCCGCGGCGTGCCGGCACCTGTTGCGCCCAAGCGGGGAGGGCCGCCTGGAAGGGACCCGGGGCCGAAGTTCCCGAAATCCCCGCGTCTCCCCTTCCGAGCTCCGCACGCGCTCCGCGCCCCAGCTTTTCCCCGCTCTCCGTCCACCGTCCCTCCTCCCGCCCTCACCTTCCAACGGGAAGCCGCCGCGCGGGTAGCTTTGCCCGGCTCCGGGCCGCATCATCCTGGGCACGGCCCCGGCCAGCGTGGTCAtcgcggcggcgcggcgcgctCCTGCCCAGGTGCCGCTGCGGGAGAGAGCGCCGTCAGAGCCGCCCCGCGGGGAGGGGACGCCGCCGGGGGCGGGGAAGGGCCGCTCCCCGCTGCCCCCTTCGTCTGCGACCCGCGCTGCCCCGCGCCGGGAGGGCCGAACCGGACCCCGCGGAAtcgggagcggggcgggcggggccgggcgggcggcggcggcgctgtCCCGGGAGCGgggggccgcggggccgcctCCATTTATCGGCTCCGGACCCGGCGCGGCTCCGCTGCGGCGCCGCCGCGAttggccgccgccgcccggcccggccgcgccgcccccGCTGATTGGGCGGGGAACGGGGACTCTCCCGCACCGCCGCTGCCcggggcggcccggcccggccgagCGCCGCCGGCCCCGGGGGGCTCCGTGCCCCGACGGCTTCAGGAGTGCGGCCGAAGGGCCCCGGCGGAGCGCGCCGCTCCCCTCCCTCGGGGTCCCGCTCCCGACCCGGGGCTCGCAGCGCGCTTTGTCCGCGAGGAAGACGAGGGGGAGCGACCGCCCCTCTGTTCTCCAGCACCGCTACaacctcctccctcccttctgtttctgtagTTCGCACCGCCTGGGAGCAGCACCTCCGGCCCCAGCGTTGCGGACGGGCAGGGAGCACCGCCGCTGACCTCCGCTTTcacggacggacggacggacggacggggCGGCCCCGCGCACCCCCGCGGCTGTGCCGTGCGCGAGGCGCCGCGCTCGACCCCACCAACCGACGGGCGGTTGTTCCCAGGAATTTATTGTAGCATTCAGCCCCAAGTGCCGCAAAAAGAAAGGAGGTGACGTCCGCCCGGAGCCGGGCTGACCGCAGCAGGACATGACGCCAGGAGTGTTGTAAAGGCCGTCTGTCCTCAGAGAGGTACCATTGTGCGCGGCCCTTTATTTACAGCTCGGGAAGTGCCAGCGAGCTCGGCTCTGCGCTGTGAAGTGCCAGCCCGGCTTCCACTGCGCCCTTTATTTGCAATCCTCTATTCAGCGACTGTCACTCCCGAGCCTCGAGTTATTCAGGCCCTTAATCAATCAAAGGGATGAGAGTCGCTCAGGTTCCCCCCtttgaaataaaggaaacaatGTTTTGTGCCGGGCCCGCGGTCGCTTCCCCGCGCGGTTCGGGCGCTCCTTTCTGGGCCGTGGGGCCCagcggcggcgcggcgctgcCCGGTCCGGCCCTGCGCTGCGGGGAGAGGAACGGAACGGGACACGGCCCCGCTCTCCCCCGAATGCAGCCGCAGCCCCGGACGCTGCTCGGCCGCGGGTCCGAGCGGAGTCGGCCGCTTTTCCAGAGCGTCAGAGCCGAGCGGGCCGGGGAGAAAAGTTTTACCGTCGGCACGGAACTGGCTGGTAAGAAAAGTTCGCATAGCGGGGAGAATCGGAGCCTATCTCTCCCTGTGCTGCCCGTTACCGAGCACGGCGCCGGTCGAAGTATCGAGCTCCGCTCCTACGGGACGCCGGCACAGTCCGCGGCCGGAGCTCAGAAGCGTTCCGTAGTGCGATTGAGCACCGAGTTCCAAGGCACCGGTGTGGGGCTCGGCGGAGACGTGggaatattatttaaaataaatacatcaataaataaacaggaaaaacaaaacaaaacaacgaAGTATTTCAGCCTCACTTTGAGCTCGCGGAACACGGAGCGACAAGCGGCAGCTCGGGCCCCGCGCGGCCCCACAGAAATCCCCCCGCCTCTCTCGGGGCAGCCGCGGAGCGCTCCCGAGTTGTGCCCTCCCCGACGGACCCCCCGGCCCCACTCCGCCGACTCCGGCCCTGCGGCTCTCGgtgccccccgccccgcgcacCCACCTCGCCGGGGCCGCCGCTCGCGCTACCAGCCGGCGGCGGGACACGGCCGCATCCTCCGCACGAAACTGCTGAAATCCGAGGGAAAAGATGAGCCCCGAGTGCCGGCCCCGCTCCTCCCTCCCCCGTCGCCCCCACCCCCATGTGACTGTCCTTGGGCCAGCGGAGATGATTTCACGGTGTTCCCGTGGAAATGGCTAAAAACGCTCCCGCTAATTACAGAGCTCTTCCAGGCCAGGTGCACTTTTAATTGGATTAGCGAGAGCTCGGTATGAAACCTGCGGCACATCGAATGGGCAGAGAAACTCGGGGCTGTTCGGGACAACGGCAGTTCGTTATAAACGAGAACATTGGAAATAAATCAGTTACACTCTTTCCGCCTTTATGCGCGTACATTTATTTCTCATAAGGGCGTCGGAGGGAATTCCGCATAGAACTACttccagggaaggtgatggggGAGAAAGGCGCTGGTGTTTGTGAGTAAGGATGTGAGAGCTGGAGTGAAaacagaggagagaagagaagagaagagaagagaagagaagagaagagaagagaagagaagagaagagaagagaagagaagagaagagaagagaagagaagagaagagaagagaaactaAGATAGAGATAtataaaaagagaaggaaagaaggaaggaagaagtaaaggagggaaggaaagaaaagaaagagggaaggagagtGACCaatgcaaggaaagaaagaaagaacaagaagaaaggggaaggaaaaaaaaaaaaaaaaaagaaagaaagaaagaaagaaaaaaagaaaaaagaaaaagaaaaggaaaaagaagagggaaaataaaataaaggaaaagtaaataaaagagCTTCTTTTTCCAGCATAACGAACGTGTAGCAGTGCCTGCTATTTCTGGCCCGTGTCCCTCACTGCCCCcacaacaaacacaacagaaccTCTCTGCGGGTTGTGCACGGGCCCTGTGTGTCACCCCGGTGCCCGCTGcagctctttgcacagctctcctcctccttcccccccactGAGAGGGCAGCTGCGCCGTTctggggctgccctgcagggCCGATCTGCGGGGCGCAGTGTGCTGCGCGGCACCGGGCGCTGCGGGCCGGGTGTTGGGAGCTGCGGTTCTCCAGCACCTTCTCCTAGCTACAGTAAGGAGGGGAGGGGTGAGAGTTACATTCAGTTCCGAGCGAGTTTTTGGAAAAGAGCGACCTACAAATGGCAGTGTGtggggaaggaaataaatggcattggggggcggggggggagggagggtaagaaaaaaaaagaaagaaaaaagaaaacctacagaaaaaaagaaggaagggaagaaagagaagaaagagaaacagaaagagagaaagagggagaaagatagaagagagagagggagggaaagagggaaagaaagagggaaagaaaattaagggagagagaggaaggaaggaa
It encodes the following:
- the PAX3 gene encoding paired box protein Pax-3 isoform X3 — its product is MTTLAGAVPRMMRPGAGQSYPRGGFPLEVSTPLGQGRVNQLGGVFINGRPLPNHIRHKIVEMAHHGIRPCVISRQLRVSHGCVSKILCRYQETGSIRPGAIGGSKPKQVTTPDVEKKIEEYKRENAGMFSWEIRDRLLKDGVCDRNTVPSVSSISRILRSKFGKGEEEEAELERKEAEEGDKKAKHSIDGILSERAFTKKAFYTQSTLGDELGKQRGESPLKLTLWLCVDKAPASSSLM